The genomic stretch GGaagtttgaggatgataagccggactgcgaaccaattttgtaccaaggagtgaatatAAATGTTCCCAGAAGCGAGCGGTGAACTGAGGACCCCTATCTAAAACAATGGTTTGAGGtactccgtgcaatttaacgATCTGGGAGAAATACAATTCAACATAGTCGGATGGACGGTAGTTTGATCGCACCAGaatgaaatgagctgacttggtcaagcgATCAACTATCACCCATATAGATTGTAACCCTTTTGGGTagggggaagtccaacaataaaatctatgttgatttcttcccacttccaacctggaacTGACAAAGGTTGCAACAGTCCTGCAGGCTTAAGGTGAattgcctttaccctgcagcaagtgtcacacctagcaacataagctgctatttctttcttcatctttgtccaccagaaacgaggcttcaagtcttgatacatcttgctattaCCAGGATGGATGGACAACTTAGAGGAGTGAACTTCATCTAGTATTTTATTTCGGAGCTCACGGTCTTTGGGTACTACAAGTCGATCATCAAACCACAACACACCCTTCTCATCAACTctaaaatgcttggtgtcttgatctttcttttttctcttgatatgaaaGACACCAGGGTCGGTCTTTGCAGTTCTATGATTTGGCTTTCTAAGGAACAACTGACCACAATGTTATGCAAGACTACAGGGTGCAACAAATTGAAGCCTTCTTCGaggagaggtctaacatgttgCTTTCGGCTAAGGGCATCTGCTACAATATTGGCCTTGCCTAGATGATGTGCACTTCAAGATTATAATCCTTatcaactctaaccatcttcgttgTCTCATGTTCAGCTCGggttgggtgaagatatacttgaggctcttatggccAGTGTAAATATGACACAAGTTACCCAACAGATAGTGCCTCCAGAGCTTTAATGCATGCACAACTgccgctaactctagatcatgagtatgAATTCAAGGCACACACGCTTGACCCAACCAAGCCGCAGAATGTTTACATCTTCTAGCATATAAAGCTAAAAACATTCACCACACTGTTACCAtctctcttcacctaggagatgCTGCACTCTCGCATCAAATGCATCCAGCCTCTCGCTTCTTCAATAATAGGTTCAACCTCCGATCTATCTGGGGGCAGTACTGGTTAGTGTTGACTTCATTCTAGCACAATCTGTCTCGATATTTACTGAGTAAAACCCCAATAGTGAGCCTTCGATAGAGGCCAAAGCTTCCACCTCTGGTGCGCTAGCACACTATATCTATATCAATTAAAACCACTGGAAGTGCAGTACAGATCGGGTATGCAAGTTGTTTGGTAAATAAATTTAGAATCACAAACTGTCATTCACTCATCTCTATGTTTATTCTTCTTTTTGTTTGATAAACATGCTAAAATTCATCTATGTTGTTGGTTAACTGGGTTAATTAGTATTCATGTAGAGTTGCATAATGAAATTTTTAGTGTCATACGCACAAAGAGGCATATCCACATAAAGTCGCATAGTAAAATTCTCAACTTGCAAGCCTTACAATTTATTAATAGTAACAATAATATGTGCTCCAACAAATACAATATAATCTACATATGTATAACTTGGTTCTAACATATCACAATTCCAACACCCAGCTAAGAtcataattttgatcaaactacAAATTGTTTGACTCCAAAAAAACTGAGAATGTAACAAGCTTTCAAGACAagatcaaaagaaaaaaaacaagagATTTAGATTGGCTTAACTGAAAAACTCTATAGAAGTTTGAATTAAAGGCGCAAATTGATTGGCTCAGAAAAATCAGAGACGTTGACATAAGCCTTTTATTTTCGAGAACGTGCCTTGCATGTGTTCCATTAAGAGGGACATTGACATAAGCCTGAATTCGTGGCTCTTTTGAGATGAGATCTACACTCCATTGATTACAATGATAGCTTGTCGCTGACCTCTAATTCAATTCAACTCACGAATAACTCAAAATCATATTTCAAGTTGACATCGATACATACATGTTCAGTGAAATAGGGGCTTAGTCAATTAATATTTGTTAACAAGGACTGATACAAATGGAAAAACCTTCAGCGGGTGGGGGGATGTGTTGTCCTCCTGAGCTCTCCTAGGGCGATGGGGAGGGGCGCTTGCTGAAGTCGCTGCTCCCCTCCCCTATAGCCACCCCTTGCGCGTCACCGCCGTCCTCTAGCGTGTGATGGTGGCGGCTAGCGGTGGACCCCAAAAAATAGGTCCTGTCCGCCCCCTCCCCTTCCCCCACAAGCCCTCCTGCTTTCTTCCTTCCCCTTTGTTTTTGGCATCTCCGGGTTGTCAGCGGGGTGCATCTAGGCCACCTAGGCCTAGATATGTGCGGCGGTGGCGGCTAGCACCCCCACCTCCGAAATGGTGCTTCGTCCCCATGCCCTCGGGCCTAAATCCACAGAACCTAGCCGGTAGAGCAAGACCACTCAACTGTGAACTCTTCATACATCACCAAAACATAGGAGCATCACAACTCCAATCTATCAAACAAACAACCCATATGAACCAAATCAAAATTGCCAAAACCCTAACCCACATGAGTGAATGAATGTCTCCTACCGGCACTTCAATCAAGCAAAATACCCATTACTATTGCAACAAGATGCACATAATAGTGGGTTCAGTCACTTAACATATGTTCCAATGCGCAAAGTGGCCACCATCATGTAGAATCATCACAGAAATTTGCGCCAGGTAGGAGCACCTTCCGCCCCATAGCTGACCCTCTACCTTTCTATCATGTAGAATCATTACATTGGATTTAAACACAAAACAAACCAGTGTGCACTGTTTGTGCACCacttaaaaaatattttgaacCTAGAAATACAAATCCAAGTTGGTGGACCTGATCGGCAGCAGACAAGTTGATGGACTAACCATGCATTTTACTCTTACATAAATGTTCTGCTGCCCCGCATTGAGAAGTTTTATCGAGTTTCAGCGAGTTCAGTCTTCCTATATCAGAATATATCACAACACAATCTGCATTtacattcataatattgaactcACGAACACACTGTGGGAAATAAAGCATGCCCAACACGTTTCAACTTATAAAATACCAAATAACTTAAACAAACCAGAATCACCAGATGTGCAGCTACATTGCTCACATAAGGTGAGAGCTTAGGTGAAAATATCAACAAAAGGCAGGCCAAAAAAGCACAGACAATACTGGCATGCGACACTTCTTGATCGCAGAAACATCTGACTGCAAATCACTGGTAGAATTCATTCCCGGCGCTGTCTGCAACCATATCCATAGAAGTGTCGTTGGAGCTTGCAGAATTGGTCTCTCTATTAGCCCCTGCTAAGTTTGCTTCAGCATTCCGGCCTCCATTGCCAGCACCTTGAGTGATGTGATAGTTCTGGAGACTCCTGCGCACTGGGCTTGATAAGGCATTAGAGAATATTGTATTCTTTGACTGGTCAGTGACGCTGGGTCTAGGAGCAAACCCAGGTGCTGATTGCCCATACAAACCAGTTCCAGGTGGGACAACTGAATTGGTGAATGGATTTGCAATCTGAGGATGCTGATTTACTCTTGGGGAGACATGTGCATCAGTACCTCCATAATCTATCTCATGCTGCAAAAGAAACAAGAGTATGTGAACATTATGATTGCTTCACAAATTTAATGAGCGCAAGAAATCTTTACTACCCAACACAACAGGCATAGTGGTAATGGTAACTAGGTCCATCTGTAGTTCTTTCTAAAGGCATACTACTTCATAGCAATTACCAAACACAGCTTAAGACCCCACTCTAGACACCATCGTCATGATAGTCCATTGCTGAATGAGCTCCTGTTCGGTATAAGGTGTATCTTGTATGTTTGGAAAACCTAGTCCATCATGGACTGTTTGGATGTTGTGGCTCCTGTATGGTATGAGGTGTATCTTGTATGTTCGGAAAACCTAGTCCTCGTCATGACAATCCATTGCTGAACGTAGCTCCTGAACATGTAGgaatatttaacacacaagaaaaaagaagaagaaacagaTATGGAACTAAAGACCTATTTGAGTGTTGTGGCTTTAGAAAACTATGGTATCAAGAAACTGTAGTTTTATAAGCCAAAAACATGCAAAACTGTGgtttaggaaaaaaaaaagggtcaaaattggagttcctaAAATTCAGAGTATGGTTTTGACAATACCATGGTTTTTAAAAGGTTTGTTGGATCCAAAACCAAGAAGTTTGGCAaagcaccccccccccccccgcccccCGCGCCCTTTTTTTTGGTGCAAAACTTTAGTATTTTccaataattttttaaaaaaaacaaccaGACGGGCCTAAACAGCTACCAAAGCAGATGCACAGGTAAGATTATAAATCAAACCAAGTGTGTCTTCTCCACAAAAAGTAAGGCAACTCAGCGCAATAGTCTAGGTAGTTTCAAGGTTGGACCTGGATATGAGACATTATTTCAGCTACAGTGAGCCTTGCCTCTTCATCGTGCTTCCTCAAGATCCACTGGTAGAGCTTTTCCTGTAACATTAAGCTTGAATTTAGCAAAGACATTTCTTAACTCATACTTAGCAATATAACTCTGAAGCAAAAGATAGCATAAGAATGGGAAAGTCTCAGACTTGGTAGGCGAGACACCACATGATCAAGTTCTAAATTCTAAATGGTAAGATCACAATTAAAGTGAAGATTCTTCTTGGACAAGTAATTGAAATTCTTTAAGAATCTCTACGAAAGATAAATGCTCATGTATGCTGTTTTGAAGCACAGGAATTAATTGTGATAGCTAATCCTGTATGTTTCTCCATAACTTTTTCCCTGTAGATATaccaattattattatttttctctGA from Sorghum bicolor cultivar BTx623 chromosome 3, Sorghum_bicolor_NCBIv3, whole genome shotgun sequence encodes the following:
- the LOC8082463 gene encoding uncharacterized protein LOC8082463 — its product is MARKRKTDAAPRLDEADRTLYSTFCGAANSLSQLYTQAMAQQKLSFQAGERHALEKLYQWILRKHDEEARLTVAEIMSHIQHEIDYGGTDAHVSPRVNQHPQIANPFTNSVVPPGTGLYGQSAPGFAPRPSVTDQSKNTIFSNALSSPVRRSLQNYHITQGAGNGGRNAEANLAGANRETNSASSNDTSMDMVADSAGNEFYQ